Part of the Brevibacillus brevis genome is shown below.
AAACACCCTGTTTTCCGCCCGGAACCGTTTTCAGAGTCGCATACACCCCCTGCCCTTCACGGGCAGATACCCATGCTGGATGAGTACGACCGGATCCTGGGGGTGAGGGTGGAATGAGAGAAGAGCTGGCAAAGGTGTGCAAAACTTTGCATTTGGCGCATGTGATGGAAACCTATGAACAGGTGCCGTTTGAAGATCGGGAGAGCTTCTTGCTGGGAGTCTTGCGGATGGAGATTCAACAGCGGGAGGAGACAAAGCTGAAGCGACTGATAAAGAAAGCCGCGTTTCCCCAACTGAAGACACTGGAAGATTACGCTTTTGAGGCAGTCACCTTACCGGAAACATGTACAAAGGAGGGATTGATCGACCTACGTTTTTTGGAGCGCAAGGAAAATGTGCTGATGCTGGGAAAAGTGGGCACGGGGAAGACCCATCTGGCAACAGCGCTTGGCGTAGAGGCGTGCCGAAGGGGATATGCCGTTCGATTCTTCCGTGTTCCCGATCTGGTTGCGCTCTTGCAGGAAAAACACGCGAATGGGGCACTGATGCGGTTTCAAAAAGAACTGGCAGACTGTGAGTTGTTGATTTTGGACGAGGTTGGGTTTGTTCCCTTTCACCAAACGGGGGCTGAGCTGTTGTTTCATGTTATCTCGGCCTGCTATGAGAGAAACAGTGTGATTGTGACGTCGAATTTGGAGTTTGGGCAGTGGAATACGGTGTTTGGAGATACGCGATTGACGGCAGCCCTTGTGGATCGCCTCGTCCACCACGCCCATATTCTGGCGTTTACCGGAGAAAGCTACCGACTGCGCCATGCTCTATCCAGCATGAAGTCTTCCTAAATTCTTTTGTATTGATGTTGGCAGTGTTCTGCATAAATTGGCCGCCAAACTCTGCATTTTTGAGTTGCAAAATACATTCATCCTTATGGAACTTGGAACACCCACAAGAATGGCAGTGCATGGGAGGGACAATACGCGGACTTGAATCTTCGATCATAAACCTCATCTCCTCAGAACAGTACAACACATGAATAAGAATAACTATAATAGTATTCCAATAAACAAAAATGAGAAAGAGCCAAATATTTGGGAAAGTTTTTAGACCAGGTTATACCCAAGATGCAGCATGTTTTATCCTACTTTACCATAAACAGATTGGACAAAAATCTTGACCCGTCTGGTTGTATTATGGTAAACTTCTTCTGTCAGTTGCTTTTGGACCATTTGTTGCTATTGCTTGCAAGCTTCAGGTCAAGAGCATCCATATAAGGGTTTGTCGAGAAGAGAGTTACCTCTTTCCTTATGCGGACGTAGCTCAATTGGTAGAGCGTCGCCTTGCCAAGGCGAAGGTCGCGGGTTCGAGACCCGTCGTCCGCTCCATGATGATACTCAGGATCTCTCACCCGTGCCGGGTTCACCCTCGAAGATGAACAAGATGGATGGCTCGGGTACTTCAGATCTGGCTTGCTGAGAAGTGTTTCTGCGCAGCAGCGCCAGTGGAAGCGAGACCCGCCGTCCGCTCCATGATGTATCTCAGGCGCGTTTATATTGTGCCCTTAGCTCAGCTGGATAGAGCGTTTGACTACGAATCAAAAGGTCGGGAGTTCGAATCTCTCAGGGCACGCCATTTTTTCATAATGAAACCGAAGAGTAGGAAACCATCCTACTCTTTTTTGTATCACCGGCAGGCAATTTTACAAATTTTAAGTATTTTTTCCTTGTAACTCCCAATCGCATCCATTACTTTAGGATTAAGATGCTTTCTGTGAACGTTTACAGGGGACGCGTAGACGTTGCTGTTGCAAACCTGACTGAAGAATCTTAAGAAACAGGAGTTGTATCAACATGAACCCGATAAAAGTGGAACATACGCATCCTGCAGTAGCGAAGCTGATTGACAATATACAAAAAGTGCTGATCGGAAAGCGTTCAGTCATCGAGCTGATGGTATCGGCCGTGCTGGCCAATGGGCACGTGCTTTTGGAGGATGTGCCTGGCGTGGGGAAAACGATGCTGGTGCGGGCGCTTGCGAAATCCATTGGCGGTGTCTTCAAACGCATTCAATTTACGCCGGATTTGCTGCCGACCGATGTCACCGGGGTGGCGATCTTCAACCAAAAGAGTCTCGAATTCGAGTTTCGTCAAGGACCGCTGTTTGCGAACGTCATCTTGGCGGATGAAATCAACCGGACGTCTCCGAAAACGCAGTCCTCGCTGCTGGAGGCCATGGAGGAGCGTTCTGTGACGGTGGATGGCGTCACGTATCGGCTGGAGGATCCGTTTTTTGTGATGGCGACGCAAAATCCGCTGGAATACGAAGGGACATTCCCGCTGCCGGAGGCGCAGCTGGACCGCTTTTTGATGCAGTTGAGCCTGGGCTATCCGAGTGTGGAGGAAGAAATGCGCATGCTGTCCCGCTTTTCGGATGAGAATCCGCTGGAACAGCTGGAGCCGGTAATGACCGCAGCCGAGCTCAAGCAGCTCCAGCAGCAGGCGGCAGCCGTCAAAGTGTCCGAAGGGGTCAAAGAGTATATCGTACGGCTCTGCCACCGGACGCGGGAGCATCACCATGTTTACCTAGGGGTGAGTCCGCGTGGAGCGCTCGCTCTCTATCGGGCTGTCCAGGCGCTGGCTTTCGTCCGCGGACGGGATTATGTCATTCCGGATGACGTCAAGGAGCTGGTCCCGGTCACATTCGCCCACCGGATGATTGTGAAGCCGGAAGCACGCCTGGAAGGAGCGACCGTTGATCGGGTGCTGACGGTGATTTTGTCGGAAACCCGTGTCCCGGTGAG
Proteins encoded:
- the istB gene encoding IS21-like element helper ATPase IstB; translation: MREELAKVCKTLHLAHVMETYEQVPFEDRESFLLGVLRMEIQQREETKLKRLIKKAAFPQLKTLEDYAFEAVTLPETCTKEGLIDLRFLERKENVLMLGKVGTGKTHLATALGVEACRRGYAVRFFRVPDLVALLQEKHANGALMRFQKELADCELLILDEVGFVPFHQTGAELLFHVISACYERNSVIVTSNLEFGQWNTVFGDTRLTAALVDRLVHHAHILAFTGESYRLRHALSSMKSS
- a CDS encoding MoxR family ATPase: MNPIKVEHTHPAVAKLIDNIQKVLIGKRSVIELMVSAVLANGHVLLEDVPGVGKTMLVRALAKSIGGVFKRIQFTPDLLPTDVTGVAIFNQKSLEFEFRQGPLFANVILADEINRTSPKTQSSLLEAMEERSVTVDGVTYRLEDPFFVMATQNPLEYEGTFPLPEAQLDRFLMQLSLGYPSVEEEMRMLSRFSDENPLEQLEPVMTAAELKQLQQQAAAVKVSEGVKEYIVRLCHRTREHHHVYLGVSPRGALALYRAVQALAFVRGRDYVIPDDVKELVPVTFAHRMIVKPEARLEGATVDRVLTVILSETRVPVS